A single genomic interval of Corvus cornix cornix isolate S_Up_H32 chromosome 1, ASM73873v5, whole genome shotgun sequence harbors:
- the LOC120410373 gene encoding LOW QUALITY PROTEIN: olfactory receptor 52K2-like (The sequence of the model RefSeq protein was modified relative to this genomic sequence to represent the inferred CDS: inserted 3 bases in 2 codons; deleted 2 bases in 1 codon), translating into MSAPSQSNTTPLPFLLRSVPDLEVFHMWISIPFCVSDIMXLGNTLVLLAVGLDRSLHKPMSCFIATLALIHLIFSTAVVPKMLGVFWLDSREIGFEACFIQMFFIHTFSAVESGVLLAMSLDRYVVICHPLRYSSILTSPRAIQAGLLSLARGVGITIPLMWLLTSXPYCSSRVIPHCYCEHMAVLGLACADTATSHRYSLGMATLLVGTDPAFITFSYCMILRAVLAVLRLPSHRARLKALGICRSHVFVILIFYTGGLLSMYLQMFTRSLAPHVQVLVADSYPTVPPTLNPLVYGIKVKQIQEGIHKLLGQLAGPRSSQAAKGGSGSERQKNISPMPGEV; encoded by the exons ATGTCAGCCCCCAGCCAATCCAACACCACCCCTCTGCCCTTTCTGCTGAGGAGTGTCCCTGACCTGGAGGTTTTCCACATGTGGATTTCCATCCCGTTCTGTGTCTCCGACATCAT GCTGGGAAACACCCTGGTGCTCCTGGCCGTGGGCCTGGACAGGAGCCTGCACAAGCCCATGTCCTGTTTCATTGCCACGTTGGCCCTCATCCACCTCATCTTCTCCACTGCCGTCGTTCCCAAGATGCTGGGTGTGTTCTGGTTGGATTCAAGGGAGATTGGCTTTGAGGCCTGCTTCATCCAGATGTTCTTCATCCACACATTCTCCGCAGTGGAGTCGGGGGTGCTCCTGGCCATGTCCCTGGACCGGTACGTGGTCATCTGCCACCCTCTGAGGTACAGCAGCATCCTGACCAGCCCGAGGGCCATCCAGGCAGGActgctgtccctggccaggGGAGTTGGTATCACGATCCCCTTGATGTGGCTCCTCACCA CACCctactgcagcagcagggtgaTCCCCCACTGCTACTGCGAGCacatggctgtgctggggctggccTGCGCCGACACGGCCACCAGCCACCGCTACAGCCTCGGCATGGCCACGCTGCTCGTGGGGACAGACCCTGCCTTCATCACCTTCTCCTACTGCATGAtcctcagggctgtgctg gctgTGCTGAGGCTGCCATCCCACAGGGCTCGGCTCAAGGCCCTCGGGATCTGTAGGTCCCATGTTTTCGTCATCCTGATCTTTTACACAGGGGGGCTCCTCTCCATGTACCTGCAGATGTTCACTCGCAGCTTGGCACCTCATGTCCAGGTGCTGGTGGCTGATTCCTATCCGACAGTCCCTCCCACGCTCAACCCACTCGTTTATGGCATAAAGGTGAAGCAGATCCAGGAAGGAATCCACAAactgctggggcagctggcaGGACCCAGGAGCTCACAAGCTGCTAAAGGTGGCTCAGGttcagagagacagaaaaacatttctccCATGCCAGGAGAGGTGTGA
- the LOC104698100 gene encoding olfactory receptor 52I2: MASDPFNSSSSTFILVGVPGLEAFPTCLGILFCSAYVLAVVGNGAVLLVLELDKALQAPIHRFLGMLAVIDVVMATSVVPKMLSVFWLDSAEIGYVACFVQMFLVHSTTAEESGVLLAMAVDRYIAICHPLRYHAILNGRTIAQMGLAIVLRAVLLMVPLMGLVTSLPYCGSRVVPHSYCEHMAVASLACADPWPSSLYSVAGSSLIVGMDMAFIAVSYGMILKAVLGKESCWKALSTCGCHLCVVLLFYIPGIVSIYSQQFGGAVSERTRVLLADLYLTLPTTLNPLVYSMRTRQIRQALIKMLFPRKVCAWCRSL; the protein is encoded by the coding sequence ATGGCTTCTGATCCCTTCAACAGCAGCTCTTCCACCTTCATCCTGGTGGGTGTCCCAGGCCTGGAAGCTTTCCCCACCTGCCTGGGCATCCTTTTCTGCTCCGCCTATGTCCTCGCTGTGGTAGGAAATGGGGCAGTTTTGCTGGTCCTTGAGCTGGACAAGGCCCTGCAGGCACCCATCCATCGCTTCCTGGGCATGCTGGCAGTCATCGATGTGGTCATGGCGACATCTGTGGTCCCCAAGATGCTGAGCGTGTTCTGGCTGGACTCTGCTGAGATTGGCTACGTGGCCTGTTTTGTGCAGATGTTCCTTGTTCACTCCACAACAGCTGAGGAGTCGGGAGTGCTCCTGGCCATGGCTGTTGACCGCTACATCGCCATCTGTCACCCTCTCAGGTACCATGCCATCCTGAATGGCCGAACTATTGCCCAGATGGGCCTGGCCATCGTGCTGAGAGCTGTCCTTCTCATGGTGCCCCTGATGGGGCTGGTGACGTCCCTGCCCTACTGCGGCTCCCGCGTGGTGCCCCACTCGTACTGCGAGCACATGGCCGTGGCCAGCCTGGCCTGTGCTGACCCCTGGCCCAGCAGCCTCTACAGCGTGGCCGGCTCCTCCCTGATAGTGGGGATGGACATGGCTTTCATTGCTGTGTCCTATGGGATGATCCTGAAAGCTGTCCTGGGGAAGGAGTCCTGCTGGAAGGCCCTGAGCACCTGCGGGTGCCATCTCTGCGTGGTGCTGCTGTTTTACATCCCTGGGATCGTGTCCATCTATTCCCAGCAGTTCGGCGGCGCCGTGTCCGAGCGCACGCGGGTCCTGCTGGCCGATCTGTACCTGACCCTGCCCACCACGCTCAACCCCCTGGTGTACAGCATGAGGACCAGGCAGATCCGCCAGGCTCTGATCAAAATGCTCTTTCCCAGGAAGGTTTGTGCCTGGTGCAGGAGTCTGTGA